GGCTAAGAAATTAGGAACATTAAAATACCAACATTAATAGGAATTAACACCTCATATTTAAGTTACAAATTGAAAAGTCTAAATTCATTGTATAacggtaaaaaaaaattactaaatgaTTTCATAAAACCTAATCATTACATAAGTTACAAAAGCAAGACATAAATCCCATAAGTTACAcatttaaatgtttcaatttgtaactgaaaatttatttaaagaatttgtaatttattttatttgaattcaaaataaatatgtgatattttttattaaaatatccaacaacaGTCCGATTCCAGCTCCACTTTCCTCCATCCCATTCGTTTAGCTATTACCATTGCTTCTCTTAGCGCCAAAGCTTCCTCCACTTGTGCCTCAGCACAGCCTTCAGTTGGCCTCGCCCATGAGCCTCCCAGTTCCCCTGAGCCATTCCTTGCCACTATACCCCACCCTGCTTTGTTAAGCTTTTGGTCTAAAGCTGCATCAGTGTTGATTTTGATCCAGTCAGCTTGAGGTTTATCCCATCTCCTGCCCCTCTCCTGTTCTCCAGCTGCCAATTTGTCATGTTTTGATCCCTCCCCTTGTGCCAGTTGATACTCATTCCATTCCATCAGTGCCTTATTGATCACCACTATAGGCTCATTGCTCCTGTTGTTGAATTGCTTATGATTCCTAGATTTCCAAATCTGTCATAAAATGTTTGCCGTGAGAGTTATGTGCTCCCTTCCCTTCTCTTGAGCTACAGCCCCTCTTAAGTTCTTCCCACCAATGCCAAAAATTATTCCTAAACACCTCCAGTCCATCCCACTTCAATGGTGCCACCTTCCAAATTGCTCTAGCATTACTGCACAGAAATAACATGTGCTCTAATGTCTCAGAGCTGTCTCCACAGCACTTACACACATGGTCCCCCTTGCCACACTTCCCTTTCACCACTGTATTAGTTGGCAGTATTCCTTGTAAACATTTCCAGAACTTCATCTGGTTCTATAGACGTCATTTTTTGTTCTCTCTTGATATTGCTGATTGCACAGATACTACACACAAATAAAGTCTGTGCTTTCTATCTTAAGCTCATTTCATTTTGTGTATCTGTATATAGAGTAAAGTTTTCCTATTTGATATTCCTTCTTTATAGACAAATCCTAACTCTTGATAAGGTAATGAACTATTTTTCTGCAGAACGAGATGTTACACCTGGCAGT
The genomic region above belongs to Coffea arabica cultivar ET-39 chromosome 7c, Coffea Arabica ET-39 HiFi, whole genome shotgun sequence and contains:
- the LOC140010711 gene encoding uncharacterized protein, producing MKFWKCLQGILPTNTVVKGKCGKGDHVCKCCGDSSETLEHMLFLCSNARAIWKVAPLKWDGLEIWKSRNHKQFNNRSNEPIVVINKALMEWNEYQLAQGEGSKHDKLAAGEQERGRRWDKPQADWIKINTDAALDQKLNKAGWGIVARNGSGELGGSWARPTEGCAEAQVEEALALREAMIGVDYSVQKAGLLYPGGDVLRPTTPEDTP